In one window of Rhinopithecus roxellana isolate Shanxi Qingling chromosome 15, ASM756505v1, whole genome shotgun sequence DNA:
- the INTS5 gene encoding integrator complex subunit 5, translating to MSALCDPPGAPGPPGPAPATHGPAPLSAQELSQEIKAFLTGVDPLLGHQLSAREHARCGLLLLRSLPPARAAVLDHLRGVFDESVRAHLAALDETPVAGPPHLRPPSASHVPAGGPGLEDVVQEVQQVLSEFIRANPKAWAPVISAWSIDLMGQLSSTYSGQHQRVPHATGALNELLQLWMGCRATRTLMDIYVQCLSALIGSCPDACVDALLDTSVQHSPHFDWVVAHIGSSFPGTIISRVLSCGLKDFCVHGGAGGGAGSSGGSSSQTPSTDPFPGSPAIPAEKRVPKIASVVGILGHLASRHGDSIRRELLRMFHDSLAGGTGGRSGDPSLQATIPFLLQLAVMSPALLGTVSGELVDCLKPPAVLSQLQQHLQGFPREELDNMLNLAVHLVSQASGAGAYRLLQFLVDTAMPASVITTQGLAVPDTVREACDRLIQLLLLHLQKLVHHRGGSPGEGVLGPPPPPRSVPFLDALKNHVGELCGETLRLERKRFLWQHQLLGLLSVYTRPSCGPEALGHLLSRARSPEELSLATQLYAGLVVSLSGLLPLAFRSCLARVHAGTLQPPFTARFLRNLALLVGWEQQGGEGPAALGAHFGESASAHLSDLAPLLLHPEEEVAEAAASLLAICPFPPEALSPSQLLGLVRAGVHHFFASLRLHGPPGVASACQLLTRLSQTSPAGLKAVLQLLVEGALHRGNTELFGGEVDGDNETLSVVSASLASASLLDTNRRHTAAVPGPGGIWSVFHAGVIGRGLKPPKFVQSRNQQEVIYNTQSLLSLLVHCCSAPGGTECGECWGAPILSPEAAKAVAVTLVESVCPDAAGAELAWPPEEHARATVERDLRIGRRFREQPLLFELLKLVAAAPPALCYCSVLLRGLLAALLGHWEASRHPDTTHSPWHLEASCTLVAVMAEGSLLPPALGNMHEVFSQLAPFEVRLLLLSVWGFLREHGPLPQKFIFQSERGRFIRDFSREGGGEGGPHLAVLHSVLHRNIDRLGLFSGRFQAPSPSTLLRQGT from the coding sequence TGCTCAGGAGCTttcccaggaaatcaaggctttTCTGACTGGCGTAGACCCCCTTTTGGGCCACCAACTCTCAGCCCGGGAACATGCTCGCTGTGGTCTTCTCCTGCTCCGTTCTCTGCCACCTGCTCGGGCTGCTGTGCTTGACCACTTGAGAGGTGTCTTTGATGAGAGTGTCCGGGCCCACCTGGCTGCCCTGGATGAAACCCCTGTGGCTGGTCCACCTCACCTCCGTCcaccttcagcctcccatgtCCCTGCTGGGGGACCTGGTCTAGAGGATGTGGTTCAGGAAGTGCAGCAGGTGCTGTCTGAGTTTATCCGGGCCAACCCAAAGGCCTGGGCACCTGTGATTAGTGCATGGTCCATTGACCTCATGGGGCAACTGAGCAGCACGTACTCAGGCCAGCACCAGCGTGTTCCCCACGCTACTGGCGCTCTTAATGAACTGCTACAGCTGTGGATGGGTTGTAGGGCCACGCGTACATTAATGGACATCTATGTGCAGTGCCTCTCGGCTCTCATTGGTAGCTGCCCAGATGCGTGTGTGGATGCCTTGCTGGATACCTCTGTTCAGCATTCTCCACACTTTGACTGGGTTGTGGCACATATTGGCTCCTCTTTTCCTGGCACCATCATTTCCCGAGTTCTCTCCTGTGGCCTTAAGGACTTTTGCGTCCATGGTGGGgctggaggtggagctggcagtagTGGTGGAAGCTCTTCTCAGACCCCCTCTACAGACCCCTTCCCTGGATCTCCTGCCATTCCTGCGGAGAAACGGGTGCCCAAGATTGCCTCAGTTGTAGGCATCCTAGGGCACCTGGCCTCCCGCCATGGAGATAGTATCCGACGGGAGCTCCTGCGAATGTTCCATGATAGCCTGGCAGGGGGAACTGGAGGCCGAAGTGGGGACCCCTCCCTTCAGGCCACGATTCCCTTCCTACTGCAGCTGGCAGTCATGTCACCAGCGTTGCTGGGCACAGTCTCCGGAGAGCTTGTGGATTGCCTCAAGCCCCCAGCTGTGCTGAGCCAGCTGCAGCAACACCTTCAAGGATTCCCCCGAGAGGAGCTGGACAACATGTTGAACCTGGCTGTGCACCTGGTGAGCCAGGCCTCTGGGGCAGGTGCCTACCGCTTGCTGCAGTTCCTGGTGGACACAGCTATGCCTGCTTCGGTCATTACCACCCAGGGCCTGGCTGTGCCAGACACCGTGCGTGAGGCTTGTGACCGGCTAatccagctgctgctgctgcatctGCAAAAGCTGGTTCATCACCGGGGAGGGTCTCCTGGGGAAGGGGTGCTAGGCCCGCCCCCACCTCCCCGCTCGGTGCCCTTTTTAGATGCGCTAAAAAACCATGTTGGAGAGCTGTGTGGAGAGACGTTACGATTGGAACGGAAACGCTTCCTCTGGCAGCACCAGCTCTTGGGCCTGCTATCTGTCTATACCCGGCCTAGCTGTGGACCTGAGGCCTTGGGCCATCTGCTGAGCCGAGCCCGAAGCCCTGAAGAGTTGAGTTTGGCCACCCAGTTATATGCAGGGCTAGTGGTCAGTCTGTCTGGCCTCCTGCCCCTGGCTTTCCGAAGCTGTCTGGCTCGGGTGCATGCGGGGACATTACAGCCTCCCTTCACGGCCAGGTTCCTGCGCAACTTGGCACTGCTAGTAGGGTGGGAACAGCAGGGTGGCGAGGGCCCTGCAGCCCTAGGGGCGCACTTTGGGGAATCTGCCTCAGCCCATCTGTCTGACCTGGCGCCTCTCCTGCTACATCCTGAGGAGGAAGTAGCTGAAGCTGCTGCCTCCCTCCTGGCCATTTGTCCCTTTCCTCCTGAAGCCTTATCCCCCTCCCAGCTCCTGGGACTGGTAAGGGCTGGGGTGCACCACTTCTTCGCCTCTCTGAGGCTGCATGGCCCCCCAGGTGTGGCCTCAGCCTGTCAGCTTCTCACCCGCCTGTCTCAGACGTCCCCAGCTGGACTCAAGGCTGTCCTGCAGCTGCTGGTTGAGGGAGCCTTACATCGAGGCAACACAGAACTGTTTGGAGGGGAAGTAGATGGGGACAATGAGACTCTCTCAGTTGTTTCAGCTTCTTTGGCTTCTGCCTCCCTGTTGGACACTAACCGGAGGCACACTGCAGCTGTGCCAGGTCCTGGAGGGATTTGGTCAGTTTTCCATGCTGGAGTCATCGGCCGTGGCTTGAAGCCACCCAAGTTTGTCCAGTCACGAAATCAGCAGGAAGTGATCTATAACACCCagagcctcctcagcctcctggttcaCTGCTGCAGTGCTCCAGGGGGCACTGAATGTGGGGAATGCTGGGGGGCGCCCATCTTGAGTCCAGAGGCAGCCAAAGCAGTGGCAGTGACCTTGGTGGAGAGTGTGTGTCCCGATGCAGCTGGTGCAGAGCTGGCCTGGCCCCCCGAGGAACACGCCCGGGCCACCGTGGAGCGGGATCTCCGCATTGGCCGGCGCTTCCGGGAACAGCCCCTGCTCTTTGAGCTGTTAAAGCTGGTAGCAGCTGCTCCTCCAGCCCTGTGCTACTGTTCCGTGCTGCTTCGGGGGCTGCTGGCCGCCCTCTTGGGCCATTGGGAAGCCTCTCGCCACCCTGACACGACCCACTCCCCCTGGCACCTGGAGGCATCCTGCACCTTAGTAGCTGTCATGGCTGAGGGAAGTCTCCTGCCTCCGGCCCTGGGTAATATGCATGAAGTATTTAGCCAACTGGCACCTTTTGAGGTGCGTCTGCTGCTACTCAGTGTTTGGGGCTTTCTCCGGGAGCATGGGCCGTTGCCTCAGAAGTTCATCTTCCAATCAGAGCGGGGTCGCTTCATCCGGGACTTCTCCAGGGAGGGTGGAGGTGAGGGTGGACCCCATCTGGCTGTGCTGCACAGTGTCCTCCACCGCAACATCGACCGCCTGGGTCTTTTCTCTGGCCGTTTCCAGGCACCGTCACCGTCCACTCTCCTTCGACAAGGGACGTAG